A DNA window from Ornithinimicrobium humiphilum contains the following coding sequences:
- a CDS encoding L-ribulose-5-phosphate 4-epimerase: MSLTAYPQEVRDEIARTREVVARLHAELPRWELVVWTAGNVSQRVPGADLFVIKPSGVTYDELTPGAMVVCDLDGELVDGDRSPSSDTAAHAYVYRHLPEVGGVVHTHSTYATAWAARGEEIPCVLTMMADEFGGPVPVGPFALIGDDSIGRGIVETLQRSRSRAVLMQNHGPFTVGTDARAAVKAAVLVEEVARTVHVARQLGDPLPIPQADVDRLYDRYQNVYGQRPTPTPEPQEMPR, encoded by the coding sequence GTGAGCCTCACCGCATACCCGCAGGAGGTCCGGGACGAGATCGCCCGCACCCGCGAAGTGGTCGCGCGCCTGCACGCCGAGCTCCCCCGCTGGGAGCTGGTCGTGTGGACCGCCGGCAACGTCTCGCAGCGCGTCCCGGGCGCCGACCTGTTCGTCATCAAGCCGAGCGGCGTCACCTACGACGAGCTCACGCCCGGGGCGATGGTGGTCTGCGACCTCGACGGCGAGCTGGTGGACGGCGACCGCTCCCCGTCCTCCGACACCGCGGCGCACGCCTACGTCTACCGGCACCTGCCCGAGGTCGGCGGCGTGGTCCACACCCACAGCACCTACGCCACGGCCTGGGCGGCGCGCGGCGAGGAGATCCCCTGCGTGCTGACGATGATGGCCGACGAGTTCGGCGGGCCGGTCCCGGTCGGGCCGTTCGCGCTCATCGGCGACGACTCGATCGGCCGCGGCATCGTCGAGACCCTGCAGCGATCCCGCAGCAGGGCCGTGCTCATGCAGAACCACGGCCCCTTCACCGTCGGCACGGACGCCCGCGCCGCGGTCAAGGCGGCGGTCCTCGTCGAGGAGGTCGCGCGCACGGTGCACGTCGCCCGCCAGCTCGGCGACCCGCTGCCCATCCCGCAGGCCGACGTCGACCGCCTCTACGACCGCTACCAGAACGTCTACGGCCAGCGGCCGACCCCCACCCCCGAGCCCCAGGAGATGCCTCGATGA
- the araB gene encoding ribulokinase has protein sequence MNPAETLRSTSGEPATDGTAATPDALVVGVDYGTLSGRAVVVRVRDGQVLGSGVHAYPHAVMERELTAGPAADAGSPVVLPPDWALQVPADYVDVLKVAVPEALRQAEREHGVRAEQVVGIATDFTACTMVPTTEDGTPLNELLDLADRPHAYVKLWKHHAAQPHADRINALAHERGEPWIRRYGGLISSEWEFAKGLQLLEEDPEVYERTRHWVEAADWIVWQLCGSYVRNACTAGYKGILQDGAYPSRDFLAALNPDFAGFVDDKLAHPIGALGSRAGGLTAEAAAWTGLPEGIAVAVGNVDAHVTAPAANAVEPGQMVAIMGTSTCHVMNGDVLREVPGMCGVVDGGIVDGLWGYEAGQSGVGDIFGWFVEHGVPAGYHEEAAARGISTHELLTELAAAQEVGAHGLVALDWHSGNRSVLVDHELSGLVVGQTLATRAEDTYRALLEATAFGTRVIVEAFDGAGVPVTELIVAGGLLKNRLLMQIYSDVTRLPLSTIATDQGPALGSAIHAAVAAGHYPDVRTAAAAMGKVHRAVYTPDEERARVYDRLFAEYRLLHDHFGRGGNDVMHRLRALRREALGVAPVPAADPAPAGAVAP, from the coding sequence ATGAACCCCGCCGAAACTCTCCGGTCGACCAGCGGAGAGCCTGCCACGGACGGCACCGCCGCCACCCCCGACGCCCTCGTCGTCGGGGTCGACTACGGCACCCTGTCCGGTCGAGCCGTCGTCGTCCGCGTCCGCGACGGCCAGGTGCTCGGGTCCGGCGTCCACGCCTACCCGCACGCCGTGATGGAGCGCGAGCTCACCGCCGGCCCCGCCGCCGACGCGGGCAGCCCTGTCGTCCTGCCCCCGGACTGGGCGCTGCAGGTGCCGGCGGACTACGTCGACGTGCTCAAGGTCGCCGTGCCCGAGGCGCTGCGCCAGGCCGAGCGCGAGCACGGCGTGCGCGCCGAGCAGGTCGTGGGCATCGCCACCGACTTCACCGCCTGCACGATGGTCCCGACCACCGAGGACGGCACCCCGCTCAACGAGCTGCTCGACCTCGCCGACCGGCCGCACGCCTACGTCAAGCTCTGGAAGCACCACGCCGCCCAGCCGCACGCCGACCGCATCAACGCCCTGGCGCACGAGCGCGGCGAGCCGTGGATCCGCCGCTACGGCGGCCTGATCTCCTCGGAGTGGGAGTTCGCCAAGGGGCTGCAGCTGCTCGAGGAGGACCCCGAGGTCTACGAGCGCACCCGGCACTGGGTCGAGGCGGCCGACTGGATCGTCTGGCAGCTGTGCGGCAGCTACGTCCGCAACGCCTGCACCGCCGGCTATAAGGGCATCCTGCAGGACGGCGCCTACCCCTCCCGCGACTTCCTCGCGGCGCTCAACCCCGACTTCGCGGGCTTCGTCGACGACAAGCTCGCCCACCCGATCGGCGCCCTCGGCAGCCGCGCGGGCGGCCTGACCGCCGAGGCCGCCGCGTGGACCGGCCTGCCCGAGGGCATCGCGGTCGCCGTCGGCAACGTCGACGCGCACGTCACCGCCCCGGCGGCCAACGCCGTCGAGCCCGGCCAGATGGTCGCGATCATGGGCACCTCCACCTGCCACGTCATGAACGGCGACGTGCTGCGCGAGGTCCCCGGCATGTGCGGCGTCGTCGACGGCGGCATCGTCGACGGCCTGTGGGGCTACGAGGCCGGCCAGTCCGGCGTCGGCGACATCTTCGGCTGGTTCGTCGAGCACGGCGTGCCGGCCGGCTACCACGAGGAGGCGGCCGCCCGCGGCATCTCCACCCACGAGCTGCTCACCGAGCTGGCCGCGGCCCAGGAGGTCGGCGCGCACGGGCTCGTCGCGCTCGACTGGCACTCCGGCAACCGCTCGGTGCTCGTCGACCACGAGCTCTCCGGCCTGGTCGTCGGGCAGACGCTGGCCACCCGCGCCGAGGACACCTACCGCGCGCTGCTCGAGGCGACCGCCTTCGGCACCCGGGTCATCGTCGAGGCGTTCGACGGCGCCGGCGTCCCGGTCACCGAGCTCATCGTCGCCGGCGGCCTGCTCAAGAACCGCTTGCTCATGCAGATCTACAGCGACGTGACCCGCCTGCCGCTGTCGACGATCGCCACCGACCAGGGCCCGGCCCTCGGCTCGGCGATCCACGCCGCCGTCGCCGCCGGGCACTACCCCGACGTCCGGACGGCCGCGGCCGCGATGGGCAAGGTCCACCGCGCCGTCTACACCCCGGACGAGGAGCGTGCCCGGGTCTACGACCGTCTCTTCGCCGAGTACCGCCTGCTCCACGACCACTTCGGCCGCGGCGGCAACGACGTGATGCACCGGCTCCGGGCCCTGCGCCGCGAGGCCCTCGGCGTCGCGCCGGTCCCCGCGGCCGACCCCGCGCCGGCCGGGGCGGTGGCGCCGTGA
- the chvE gene encoding multiple monosaccharide ABC transporter substrate-binding protein, whose product MTSRIRRITAIAAVGTLALSLAACGGEGAGDTGGDASAPAGGDGETLKVGVAMPTQTSERWIADGEAVKEGLEEKGYEVDLQFANDDIPTQSQQIDQMITNGADALVIAAIDGTALSSQLDAAASADIPVIAYDRLIRDSENVDFYVTFDNENVGVQQATSLLVGLGILDQDGNETGEKGPFKIELFAGSLDDNNAHFFWKGAMDTLQPYLDSGVLEVPSGQTEIEQAAILRWQQETAQKRMEDLLTSSYGGGSEQLDGVLSPYDGLSRGIITALQNAGYGETIEDGLPVVTGQDAEIASVKLINDGVQFATIFKDTRKLAAQAVVSLEAFLEGGEPEANDTETYDNGVKVVPSYLLESDIVYKDTIQSLLVDSGYWTAEEVESGVAE is encoded by the coding sequence ATGACCAGCAGGATCCGACGCATCACCGCCATCGCCGCGGTGGGCACCCTGGCCCTCTCCCTGGCCGCCTGTGGCGGCGAGGGCGCGGGCGACACCGGCGGCGACGCCAGCGCCCCCGCCGGTGGCGACGGCGAGACGCTCAAGGTCGGCGTGGCGATGCCCACCCAGACCTCCGAGCGCTGGATCGCCGACGGCGAGGCCGTCAAGGAGGGCCTGGAGGAGAAGGGCTACGAGGTCGACCTCCAGTTCGCCAACGACGACATCCCGACCCAGTCCCAGCAGATCGACCAGATGATCACCAACGGCGCCGACGCCCTGGTCATCGCGGCGATCGACGGCACCGCGCTGTCCAGCCAGCTGGACGCCGCGGCGTCGGCCGACATCCCGGTCATCGCCTACGACCGCCTGATCCGCGACAGCGAGAACGTCGACTTCTACGTGACGTTCGACAACGAGAACGTCGGCGTCCAGCAGGCCACCTCGCTGCTCGTCGGCCTCGGCATCCTCGACCAGGACGGCAACGAGACCGGCGAGAAGGGCCCGTTCAAGATCGAGCTCTTCGCGGGCTCGCTCGACGACAACAACGCGCACTTCTTCTGGAAGGGCGCGATGGACACCCTCCAGCCCTACCTCGACTCCGGGGTGCTCGAGGTCCCGTCCGGCCAGACGGAGATCGAGCAGGCCGCCATCCTGCGCTGGCAGCAGGAGACCGCCCAGAAGCGCATGGAGGACCTGCTGACCAGCTCCTACGGCGGCGGCAGCGAGCAGCTCGACGGCGTGCTCTCGCCCTACGACGGCCTGTCGCGCGGCATCATCACCGCGCTGCAGAACGCCGGCTACGGCGAGACGATCGAGGACGGCCTGCCCGTCGTCACCGGCCAGGACGCCGAGATCGCCTCGGTCAAGCTCATCAACGACGGCGTGCAGTTCGCGACGATCTTCAAGGACACCCGCAAGCTGGCCGCCCAGGCGGTCGTCTCCCTCGAGGCCTTCCTCGAGGGCGGTGAGCCGGAGGCCAACGACACCGAGACCTACGACAACGGTGTGAAGGTCGTCCCGTCCTACCTGCTCGAGTCCGACATCGTCTACAAGGACACCATCCAGAGCCTGCTCGTCGACTCCGGCTACTGGACCGCCGAGGAGGTCGAGTCGGGCGTCGCCGAGTGA
- the araA gene encoding L-arabinose isomerase, protein MTKPYGEREIWFCTGSQDLYGEDTLRQVAEQSQAIAARLDAADAVPAKIVWKPVLKDRDSIHRMALEANADEHCIGIIAWMHTFSPAKMWIAGLGALDVPLLHLHTQADVALPWATIDMDFMNLNQAAHGDREFAYVQTRMGVRRTTVAGHVSSETVQRRVGSWIRAAAGWDAVRSLRLVRFGDNMRNVAVTEGDKTEAEIRLGVSVNTWGVNDLVEAVEAVADSDVDSLVAEYEDLYDVVPELRRGGERHESLRYGARQELALLSFLEGVGAGAFTTTFEDLGGLRQLPGLAVQRLMAAGYGFGAEGDWKTAILVRAAKVMGEGLPGGASLMEDYTYDLTPGQELILGAHMLEICPSLTTTKPSLQVHPLSIGGREDPVRLVFSADAGEGVVVAMSDMRERFRLTANVVDVVTPPAALPRLPVAHAVWRPRPDFATSTESWMAAGAAHHTVLSTQVGVEEFATLAEMAGTELLVIDEHTTTRGFADQVRWNAAYHRLAQGL, encoded by the coding sequence ATGACCAAGCCCTACGGCGAGCGCGAGATCTGGTTCTGCACCGGCAGCCAGGACCTCTACGGCGAGGACACCCTGCGCCAGGTCGCCGAGCAGAGCCAGGCCATCGCCGCCCGGCTCGACGCCGCCGACGCCGTGCCCGCCAAGATCGTGTGGAAGCCGGTCCTCAAGGACCGCGACAGCATCCACCGGATGGCGCTGGAGGCCAACGCCGACGAGCACTGCATCGGGATCATCGCCTGGATGCACACCTTCTCCCCCGCGAAGATGTGGATCGCCGGCCTCGGCGCGCTCGACGTGCCGCTGCTCCACCTGCACACGCAGGCCGACGTCGCGCTGCCCTGGGCGACGATCGACATGGACTTCATGAACCTCAACCAGGCCGCGCACGGCGACCGCGAGTTCGCCTACGTGCAGACCCGGATGGGCGTGCGCCGCACCACGGTCGCCGGCCACGTCTCGAGCGAGACGGTCCAGCGCCGCGTCGGCAGCTGGATCCGCGCCGCCGCCGGCTGGGACGCCGTCCGCTCGCTACGGCTGGTGCGCTTCGGCGACAACATGCGCAACGTCGCGGTCACCGAGGGCGACAAGACCGAGGCCGAGATCCGCCTCGGCGTCTCGGTCAACACCTGGGGCGTGAACGACCTCGTCGAGGCGGTCGAGGCCGTCGCCGACAGCGACGTCGACAGCCTGGTCGCGGAGTACGAGGACCTCTACGACGTCGTGCCCGAGCTGCGCCGCGGCGGCGAGCGCCACGAGTCGCTCCGGTATGGCGCACGCCAGGAGCTCGCGCTGCTCTCCTTCCTGGAGGGCGTGGGTGCCGGTGCGTTCACGACCACCTTCGAGGACCTCGGTGGGCTGCGGCAGCTGCCCGGCCTGGCCGTGCAGCGGCTCATGGCCGCGGGCTACGGCTTCGGCGCCGAGGGCGACTGGAAGACCGCGATCCTGGTCCGCGCGGCCAAGGTCATGGGCGAGGGCCTGCCCGGCGGCGCCTCCCTCATGGAGGACTACACCTACGACCTCACCCCGGGCCAGGAGCTCATCCTCGGCGCCCACATGCTCGAGATCTGCCCCTCGCTGACCACGACGAAGCCGAGCCTGCAGGTCCACCCGCTCTCGATCGGCGGTCGCGAGGACCCGGTCCGCCTGGTGTTCTCCGCCGACGCGGGCGAGGGCGTGGTCGTGGCGATGTCGGACATGCGGGAGCGCTTCCGGCTCACGGCCAACGTCGTCGACGTCGTGACGCCGCCGGCCGCGCTGCCCCGGCTCCCGGTGGCCCACGCCGTGTGGCGCCCGCGTCCCGACTTCGCCACGTCGACGGAGTCGTGGATGGCCGCCGGCGCCGCGCACCACACCGTCCTGTCGACCCAGGTCGGCGTCGAGGAGTTCGCCACCCTCGCCGAGATGGCCGGCACCGAGCTGCTCGTCATCGACGAGCACACCACCACCCGCGGCTTCGCCGACCAGGTCCGGTGGAACGCCGCCTACCACCGGCTCGCCCAGGGCCTGTGA